One stretch of Glycine soja cultivar W05 chromosome 7, ASM419377v2, whole genome shotgun sequence DNA includes these proteins:
- the LOC114417707 gene encoding uncharacterized protein LOC114417707, translating to MVDDEKNTVKSEPASEYKPGTKGIVPKEIDPPKHLVNWMSMDDGQNLYAEKFKDCDSVADFNETYGDDVCDDNFDDDTNNNRRHEENDFTNETVSAQKDYLADHVDEESNATCMGTFSGDPASNVRQEDHENQKTGCILLAPLSKKSEVKAHQDQGKEIKETATFTAPLDVPSSGSVRISQNRKPLKVAFCPKEVKRIIESEALLQKKCSVPHYKENHSFCITWHKARM from the coding sequence ATGGTAGATGATGAGAAAAATACTGTGAAAAGTGAACCGGCCTCCGAGTACAAGCCTGGTACTAAAGGCATTGTTCCTAAGGAGATTGATCCACCAAAGCACTTAGTTAATTGGATGAGCATGGACGATGGCCAAAATTTGTATGCTGAAAAATTTAAAGACTGCGATTCTGTTGCAGATTTCAATGAAACATATGGTGATGATGTATGTGATGataattttgatgatgataCGAATAATAATCGAAGACATGAGGAAAATGATTTCACAAATGAAACGGTTAGTGCACAAAAAGATTACCTTGCTGATCATGTTGACGAGGAATCAAATGCAACATGCATGGGAACATTTTCGGGTGATCCAGCGAGTAATGTGAGACAAGAAGATCATGAAAATCAAAAGACAGGTTGCATATTACTTGCTCCACTATCCAAGAAGAGTGAAGTGAAAGCACACCAAGACCAAGGGAAAGAAATTAAGGAGACTGCAACATTTACAGCACCACTTGATGTCCCTTCTTCAGGATCTGTACGTATATCACAGAATAGAAAGCCTCTGAAGGTAGCTTTCTGCCCAAAAGAAGTTAAAAGGATAATTGAATCTGAAGCccttttgcaaaaaaaatgcTCAGTCCCACACTATAAGGAAAATCATAGTTTTTGCATCACTTGGCATAAGGCACGGATGTGA
- the LOC114420167 gene encoding peroxidase 42-like, which produces MAPKGLTFLAVLICVSALSLSPSVAGEGQNNGLVMNFYKESCPQAEDIITEQVKLLYKRHKNTAFSWLRNIFHDCAVQSCDASLLLDSTRRSLSEKETDRSFGLRNFRYIETIKEALERECPGVVSCADILVLSARDGIVSLGGPHIPLKTGRRDGRRSRADVVEQFLPDHNESISAVLDKFGAMGIDTPGVVALLGAHSVGRTHCVKLVHRLYPEIDPALNPDHVPHILKKCPDAIPDPKAVQYVRNDRGTPMILDNNYYRNILDSKGLLIVDHQLANDKRTKPYVKKMAKSQDYFFKEFSRAITLLSENNPLTGTKGEVRKQCNVANKHHDQDP; this is translated from the exons ATGGCTCCCAAGGGTTTAACCTTTCTGGCTGTGTTAATATGCGTTTCAGCACTGTCACTGAGTCCTTCTGTTGCGGGGGAAGGGCAAAATAATGGCCTTGTTATGAACTTCTACAAGGAATCATGCCCTCAGGCTGAAGACATCATCACAGAACAAGTCAAGCTTCTCTACAAGCGCCACAAGAACACTGCTTTCTCCTGGCTCAGGAACATCTTCCATGACTGTGCTGTTCAG AGTTGTGATGCTTCACTGTTGCTGGACTCCACAAGAAGGAGCTTGTCTGAGAAGGAAACAGATAGAAGCTTTGGGTTGAGAAATTTCAGGTACATTGAGACCATCAAAGAAGCTTTGGAAAGAGAATGCCCTGGAGTTGTTTCATGTGCTGATATCCTCGTTCTCTCTGCCAGAGATGGCATTGTTTCG CTAGGAGGTCCCCATATCCCTCTTAAGACTGGAAGAAGGGATGGTAGAAGGAGCAGAGCTGATGTGGTTGAGCAGTTCCTCCCAGACCACAATGAGTCCATTTCTGCAGTTCTTGACAAGTTTGGTGCCATGGGAATTGACACCCCTGGCGTCGTTGCACTGCTTG GAGCACACAGTGTTGGTCGAACCCATTGTGTGAAGTTGGTGCACCGTTTGTACCCAGAGATTGATCCAGCTCTGAACCCTGACCACGTCCCTCACATTCTGAAGAAGTGCCCTGATGCCATTCCAGACCCTAAGGCGGTGCAGTACGTGAGAAACGACCGTGGCACTCCCATGATTCTAGACAACAACTACTACAGAAACATATTAGACAGCAAGGGTCTCTTGATAGTGGATCACCAACTAGCCAATGACAAGAGGACCAAGCCTTATGTGAAGAAAATGGCCAAGAGCCAAGACTATTTCTTCAAGGAGTTCTCTAGAGCCATTACCTTGCTCTCAGAGAACAACCCTCTCACTGGCACAAAGGGTGAGGTCAGAAAGCAGTGCAATGTTGCCAACAAGCACCATGATCAGGACCCTTGA